In the genome of Quercus robur chromosome 3, dhQueRobu3.1, whole genome shotgun sequence, one region contains:
- the LOC126719421 gene encoding uncharacterized protein LOC126719421 produces the protein MDKSWMEKRRGTREYFEGVNQFVEFAAPSARNGTILCPCVKCVNLLIQPLNVVREHCWASGMLKNYKVWKFHGESVAATPATECGSSHVQETQNPYGDFHEMLHDLCPPHEIPPEPMEEGPTAQCPGEGPNDDAKKFYKMVDDVDKPLYEGCTKFSIFSAIVVLFQLKTLCGWTNKSFTLLLQVLMDMLPSDAKLPKDHYEAKKIVRDLGLGYEKIHACPNDCMLFWKQNVNLEACPCCKASRWKTNEASVASKHASSSKGKKKAAKILRWFPLKPRLQRLFLSPDLASSMKWHVNGRTDDRVMRHPADSDAWKTFDSKHLHFSSDPRNVRLGLAADGFNPFGIMSTSHSTWPVMLVPYNLPPWLCMKRSSLILSLVIPGPTSPGIAIDVYLEPLVEELRELWDVGVQAYDASSKEVFQLRAALMWTINDFPAYADLSGWSTKGELACPSCAMQTESRYLRNGRKFCYMGHRRWLDVNHDFRKDGMSFDGSIDT, from the coding sequence ATGGACAAAAGTTGGATGGAGAAGCGGAGGGGTACAAGGGAATATTTTGAAGGTGTAAACCAATTCGTGGAATTTGCTGCTCCATCCGCGCGCAATGGGACGATCTTATGTCCTTGTGTGAAATGTGTGAATTTGCTTATACAACCGCTAAATGTGGTACGTGAGCACTGTTGGGCTTCGGGGATgcttaaaaattacaaagtttgGAAATTTCATGGTGAATCGGTGGCTGCTACGCCAGCTACCGAATGTGGGAGCTCTCATGTGCAAGAAACCCAAAATCCATATGGTGATTTCCATGAGATGTTGCACGATTTGTGCCCCCCGCATGAAATCCCACCCGAACCAATGGAAGAAGGTCCAACTGCGCAATGTCCGGGTGAAGGTCCGAATGATGACGCCAAGAAGTTTTACAAGATGGTAGATGATGTAGACAAACCTTTATATGAAGGTTGtacaaaatttagcattttctcAGCCATTGTCGTGTTGTTCCAGTTGAAGACTCTGTGTGGTTGGACAAATAAGTCATTTACTCTGTTGCTTCAAGTCCTGATGGATATGCTTCCTTCAGACGCTAAGTTGCCAAAGGACCATTATGAGGCTAAGAAGATAGTTcgagatttgggtttgggttatgagAAGATCCATGCTTGTCCCAATGATTGTATGCTGTTTTGGAAGCAAAATGTTAACCTCGAAGCGTGTCCTTGTTGTAAAGCTTCAAGGTGGAAAACAAATGAGGCATCTGTTGCTAGTAAGCATGCTTCATCCAGTAAGGGGAAGAAGAAAGCTGCGAAGATCCTACGGTGGTTCCCCTTAAAGCCAAGATTGCAGCGACTATTTCTGTCACCCGATCTGGCTAGTTCTATGAAATGGCATGTTAATGGTCGTACCGATGATCGGGTAATGCGGCATCCTGCTGACTCAGATGCATGGAAAACGTTTGACAGTAAGCATTTACACTTCTCATCTGACCCTCGTAATGTCAGACTTGGATTAGCTGCGGATGGGTTCAACCCCTTCGGAATTATGAGTACTAGTCACAGTACGTGGCCTGTCATGTTGGTCCCGTACAATCTCCCACCTTGGCTGTGCATGAAACGGTCATCTTTGATTCTATCATTAGTTATTCCTGGTCCTACCTCGCCAGGGATTGCTATAGATGTGTACTTGGAACCGTTAGTAGAAGAACTAAGGGAGTTATGGGATGTTGGAGTACAAGCATACGATGCATCTTCAAAAGAAGTATTCCAATTGCGTGCAGCATTGATGTGGACCATAAATGATTTTCCTGCATACGCAGATTTGTCAGGTTGGAGTACCAAAGGTGAGTTGGCGTGTCCTTCTTGTGCGATGCAGACCGAGTCTCGATATTTGAGAAATGGTCGCAAATTCTGTTACATGGGACATCGGCGATGGTTGGATGTTAACCATGATTTCCGCAAAGATGGTATGTCATTTGATGGATCTATTGATACTTGA